TTAACAATTCTGGGGTCGGCGGTGTAAACACCGTCAACGTCCGTATATATCTCGCAAACATTAGCTTTCAGTGCGGCGGCAACAGCCACGGCGGACGTGTCTGAACCACCCCTGCCCAGCGTTGTTATGTCGCCGGATTCGGGGAAGATACCCTGAAAGCCTGCAATAATGCAGATGTTTCCTTTTTTAAATTCTTCTTTGATCCTGTCAGCCTTAACATCCATAATGCGGCTGTTGGAGTGCACTCCGTTTGTGATCATGCCGATCTGGATGCCCGTGAGAGAAACAGCAGGGTAGCCCATTGAGATAAGCGACTGAGCCACAAGGGGGGAGCTTGCCTGCTCTCCTGTGGACACCAGTTGGTCATATTCTCTGGGGCTGAACTTGGGGTCGATCTCTTTCAGGAGGTTGATGAGTCTGTCCGTTTCGCCTGACATGGCTGAAACGACACAGGCGACATCGTGTCCCTGATCTCTTTTTTTCGCAATAATTCTTGCGACATTCTTGATACGTTCGATGGAGCCGACGCTGGTTCCGCCGAACTTCATAACTACTATGCCCACTAAGTCCTCCTTTAAGCCGTCAACCGTTGATAACGGGACTTTTCAGAAAAAATTCTGCGATCCGGTAACCGTTTTCTATAAAAAACGTGGGTTTCATAAATTCGTCATAGGTGGTGTTCTCATCGGCTTTCACCCCTGTTCCGTAGATTATTGCAGGAACGGGTTCCGCAACGTGTGTGCGGCGTTTTACGGGTGTGGGGTGATCGGGTGAGACGAGAATTCTGAAATCCCCGAATTTTTTCAATCCGTCAAGCAGAATGGGGAGCAGTCGGCTGTCTATGTTTTCCACAGCTTTAATTTTTTCACTTATACTGCCCATATGTCCTGCTTCATCAGGGGCTTCCACATGTATGAATACATAATCATTTTTTTCGAGAGATTTCAATGCGTATTCAGCTTTGCCCTCAAAATTGGTGTCTATGAATCCGGTTGCTCCCGGAACGTTAATAATCTCCAGTCCGCCGAACCTGCCTATGCCTCTGATGAGGTCAACTGCGGCAACAACGGCTCCGTCAAGTCCGTAAAGTTCTTTAAATGCGGGCATTGCGGGCTTTCTACCCTCTCCCCAGAACCATATGCTGTTAGCTCTGGAATATTTGCCGCCTTCAAAGACTTTTTTCGCACGCTCCATTATGCTGAGCAGTTTGTCCGCCCCTTTTCCTTTGGGCAGATACTGCTCCCACTCCTGTCCCATGATATCATGCGGGGGTGTGGTCTGAAGCTCGAAATCTACGTTGCGCATTACCATAAGGTTCCGGTAGCCGACGCCGGAATAAAACTCGGCGCCTTCGCTGCGGAATATGCTGTCAAGCTCGGCAACACAGGCTTTCGCAACGTCACCGTCAATATGGTGCGCGGAGAAGTCGTCCATTACTTTGCCGTCCAGTGTAACAAGGTTGCAGCGGAAGGCCATGTCGTTCTTTCCCAGTTCGATACCCTGGCTTCCGGCCTCAAGGGGGCTTCTGCCTGAGTAGTAAACTGTGGGGTCATAACCCATAAGCGAAAGGTTGCAGATGTCGCTGCCGGGGTAGTATCCGTCAGGAGTGGACTTTATGAATCCGCCGACACCCTCTTTCGTCATCATATCCATGTTGGGTTTGCTGGCGGCCTGCATTATTGTTTTGCCGCCAAGTTCGTCTATCTTATGGTCGCTCATCCCGTCGGTGAGCAGTACAACAAATTTCATTTACACAAGCTCCTTAACTCTGATCGCAACTGTTTTGTCGCTTACGCAGTCTGATGCGTCGATCTCCTCTATGGCATTCATGATGTTGTTTGCAATGGTCTTATGGGTCATAAACACCATTGTAACAACTTCGCCCGGTGCTCTGTTGTCCGGCTGTATTGCCTGAGAAATACTAATATTGTATTTGCCGAGGATTCCCGCAATCTTTGCCAGAGTGCCGGGTTCGTCCAGAACAGAGAAACGCAGGTAAAATTTGGATTTAACATCCTTTATGTTTCTGATGGGGCAGTAATAATCATACTCTTTCGCAAAGCCCAGAACAGGCACACGCTCGGTGCAGCCTCCGACTATATCCCTTGCTATTGAAACAACGTCTGCCGTTACAGCGGAACCTGTGGGCTTGCCGCCGGCTCCTCTGCCATAATACATGGTCTTGTCAACGTTATCGCCCACAAACTCAACGGCGTTGAACACACCGCTGACCTGAGCCATCATCTCGGCGTTGGGCAGCATCGTGGGGTGCACACGCACCTCTATGCAGTCATCCAGTTTCTTGGCTATGGCCAGAAGTTTTATTTTGCAGTTCAGCCTTTTGGCGAACTCAATATCGACTTTTTTGATATTAGAGATACCTTCAATGTATACTTTATCAAAAGGTATCAGCGTTTTAAAGCCGATAGACGCAAGTATGGCTATCTTATGCGCCGCATCGATACCTTCGATATCGAAAGTCGGATCGGCCTCTGCATATCCCTTCTCCTGAGCGGCTTTCAGAGCTTCTGAAAACTCTTTGCCTTCGGCTTCCATTGAAGACAGGATGTAGTTTGCGGTTCCGTTGATGATGCCGAAAATCTCCTTGATGTTGTTACCCACAAGGTCTTCTTTAAGAACGCCGATAAGCGGTATTCCGCCGCCGACAGCTCCTTCGAAACCGATAGTCACACCGTTGTCCTGTGCGGCTTTGAATATTTCTGCGCCGTGCAGGGCAAGAAGCGCCTTGTTGGCTGTCACAACGTTCTTTTTTGCCTTCAGAGCTTTCAGGATTATTTCCTTGGCAAATCCGTATCCGCCCACAAGTTCGAGAACAATGTCTATCTCAGGGTCATTTATGATGTCGTCAGCGTTGTTTGTTACCGTTTCGCAAAGTGAAAGCGTTTCGTCCAGTCTCGTTTTGTCAATTTTAAGATCTGCAACCGTCTTAAGGGTGATATCGATACCCGTTTTCTCGAAAATATCCTGTTTGTTATGAACAAGTATTTCGGCCGTTCCCTTCCCCACGGTTCCGTATCCGATGAGACCAACATTCACTTTTTTTGACATTAATTTCCTCCGGACATAACTGTTAAAAATTATGTCCAACGATACTAATTGATTTGCTATATCAAGTCAAGAAAACAGCTCTCTTTTTTACGGAAAATATACCTTTTGTTTTAATTAATCAGAGGTAAAATCGACGTTTCTGGTGCCCTCCGGTCTCCATGCGGGAGAGATGGTTTTTGCACCTATTCTTTTACAGTTGAGCACAGAGGCAAAAGAGACCGCATTCTTGCCGTATTTTGAGTTTATTTTATCTATTGCATCATAAAGTTGAGGATATTTTTGAAAGTCATCCATTATATTTGAGAGTGCAACATATTCTGAAACAAGACTTCCTATTGTAATACCAAGCAGTCTTATGGGTGTTTTATCCCAGATTTCATCAAAAATAGACACCGCCTCCTCGTATATATGATGAGTTGCCGATGTGAAAAAACCGAAGGTTTTCCGCTTGCCGATGGTGGACATTTCAGTGTCCCTTATGCATACATGAATGGTCTTTCCGGCAAATCCGTTCTTTCGGGCACGGGCTGAAACCATCTCGGAAAGCTGTAAAAGATAATTAAGCGCATCCTCTCTGGTGGTGACAAACACAGGCATTGTCATGCTGTGGCCGATGGATTTTACGGGAGCCTCCTCAGAGACCACACCGTCGCCGTATTGCCCGCATACCATGTTATAAAGCCTTGTGCCGTTCACTCCGAACATTTCCTCCAGACGTTCCTGTCCGAAATCTCTCAGGTCTTTCGGAGAAAAAATACCCAGATCCCTGAATCTTCTGGCAAGCCTGCGCCCTATTCCCCAGATGTCACCCAGTTCAAAATTATCTATAAAATCCAGAACTTCGTCCTGTTCCACCATGTAAAACCCGTCAGGTTTGTTCACGCCGCTGGCCATCTTTGCTATCAGCTTATTCGGGCCGACACCCACCGAGCAGGTAATGTTAAATGTCTTTTTAACAAAGGACTTTATCATGTAGGCGGCATCAACTGCGCTGATATCGATTTTAGACAGATCCAGAAACGCCTCGTCTATGGAATAACACTCCACATCAGGAGTGATGGTTTTAAGATATCTGGTTATTTCAGTTGATATATAAGTATATTTTCTGGGATTCGCAATGACAAGCGTTACATGCGGGCACACCTTTAACGCCTCAAACTTATTCATTCCTGTCTTAACGCCGCAGGCACGGGCTTCATATGAGCTGGTGACAACCACAGTGCGTTCCTTCGCCCCTATAACGGCTATTGGTTTACCACGCAGAGACGGATTCGAAGACTGCTCAACAGACGCAAAGAAGGCGTCCATATCCATGCAGAGTATCATCTGCCGTCTCCGTCCATAGCCTCCAGATACCAGCAGGCCTCCAGTGCGCTGAAAGACAGCTCAAAAACATTGAAACCATCCGTTACAGTGTATTTGTGGATGATGTCCGTACCTTCCCTCTCCTTCCAGCGGTAGCATATCTCCTTAACGGTGACCTTTTCGCCGTTGAGACTGAACCATACCGGTCTCGGACTGCTGTCGAACACCGCCCCCACACGCACTTTCTCATGCAGGTTCAATATCATAGCCGCCCTCCAGAGAACGTATCACCATTTTGACACTGCCTATAACCTGAAAGTCGTCATACTCAGTGACAGGAATAGGTGCGAAATCGGGGTTTGCAGGCATAAGAAAGATACCTGCGGATGTTCTTTCAAAGGTTTTAAGAGTGACCTCACCGTTCAGCCTGAAAGCACCTATCTGCCCGTCTTCGATATATTCGGTCTGACGGATGAGCACACAGTCGCCGTCCAGAATGGCCTTGTCTTTCATACTTTCGCCGTCAACACGCAGAAAAAAGTGGCCGTCGGACAGGGTTCTGTCCATTCGGATGTAGCCTTCGATGTTCTCCTCAGAGGTGACAGGTACGCCAGCTTTGATACGACCGAGAACAGGCACTCCGGCAGAACCGGTATCAAGGCTTCTTGCGACATTGCCCGCTCTTTTAAGAGCACCGGATTCCGTCAGCCTGTCCAGCATGGTCTTAACGCTGGCAGTTGAAGACAGCCCCATCCCTTTTGCAATTTCACGGACGGAAGGAGAATATCCGTTATCCTTTATGAAGTTATCGATGAATTTGACGAACATTTTCTGCCTTTCTGTCATAAAATCCCCCATATGCGAACAGTTGTTCGCATATGGGTATCATAATCCAAGAAAGGTAAAAGTCAAGAGAATTGATTACTGACGGACACCGCAGGTGATAGACGAAAAGATCATGCCTTTAATTGTTTTGATATTAAATTTTTTAGCATAACCGTCCACAAGTGCTTTCGCCATTTCGTCCTGAGTTTCGTACATCATGGCATCTGTAGGAGTGCGGTTCACAAGTCCGGAGGCGAGAAAAGGTGCAATATTATTTCTGTTTTTAAGAACCAGTTTTGCATCGGATTCGGTAGGGAAATATATATCAACGTTAGCATCGCAGATAGTGTCGCCCTGCTTCATCCCTCCGGCAAGCTGCATATCGGTGATTTTGAGGTAATACATATCACTGTTAGGATCTTTAACTATTTCAGCTTTCTCAATCTTTCCTCCGGGAACATTTGCCGCAGCATCAACTTTTTCCGCAACACCGGGTCTTTTCACCATATAGAAAACGACGGCGGCGGCGAGCAATAAAACTAGAACAGAACCAACAAGATACTTAACCATTATCCTCTTCCTTCGGCCGGTTTATATTTTTCCAGCCCATATACTTTAATTTTGCGGTGCAGATACGTCCGCTCTATCTCAAGAATCTTCGCCGACTGGCTTATGTTCCAGTCATTAGCCTGAAGAGTCTGAAGAATATACTGTTTTTCAAAGTTTTCCTTTGCGTTTCTCAGTGCGGCGCCGTTTTCGGAATCGAATTTTTCCTCTTCCAGTGCACGCAGGAAATCGGGAGCATCGTCAATGTCCATCGTTTCGTGCTCGGAAAGCACAACCATCCGCTCTATGAGGTTTTTAAGCTGACGCACGTTTCCAGGCCACTCAAACGCCATAAAAAGCTCCATCAGCTGAAAGCTGACCTTTTTAAGCTCAAGGCCGTTCAGTGAGCATGCCTCACGGATGAAATACTGCATCAGTATCGGGATGTCCTCTTTGCGTTCACGCAGAGGCGGAACTGTCAGAGGGACGACGTTTATCCTGTAATAGAGATCTTCGCGGAAACTGCCGCTTTCGATCTCCTCCTCAAGGTTCTTGTTTGTTGCGGTTATGAGCCTGAAATCGGACTTGATTGGTGCATTGCCGCCTACCCTTGTAAAGCTGTTGTTTTCAAGCACACGAAGCAGTTTTGCCTGTGAAGGCTGCGACATGTCCCCTATTTCATCCAGAAAAAGGGTTCCGTTGTCGGCCTCCTCAAATTTTCCTGTCTTCTGGGACACGGCGCCAGTGAATGAGCCTTTTTCATGCCCGAACATCTCGGTTTCAAGAAGTTCTGATGGGATGGCCGCACAGTTTATTTCCACGAAGGCTTCTTTCGACCTGCGGCTGAGCATATGGATAAGTCTGGCCACATGTTCCTTTCCGGTGCCGTTCTCGCCGTTTATGAGCACCCAGGCGTTTGTGGGGGCTATCTTTTCTATCTTCTTTTTAAGTTCTGTTACGGGGCGGCTCACGCCGATTATATCATATTTTTTGATAAGGTCGCTTCTGGTCTCACGCAAAACGTGCATAAGCTGAAACTTGTCGGTAAGATGCTTGACGATAAGGAGTATTCTCTCCAGAGAAAGAGGTTTTTCAAGGAAGTCGTATGCACCTCTGCGTGTGGCCTCAACAGCGTTCTCAATGTTTCCGTGACCGCTGATTATGACCACTTCGAGGTCAGGAAAATAGCTTTTGATGTCACGCAGACCGTCTATGCCGTCCTTGTCGGGCAGCCAGATATCCAGAAACAGGATATCGTAGACGTTCTTTTTAAGCTGTGCGAAACCGTCTGCAAAAGTCAGCGCATAGTCGGCGGTATATCCTTCGTCTTCGAGGATATCCTTGATAGCGGTGCAGATCCCTTTTTCGTCATCAATAATTAGAATTCTTGCCATAAACCCCTAAGCCTTACGAAATTCCATCAGGAAGCGAGTATATTGTCCGTATTCGCTCTCAACGGTGATAGTTCCGTTGTGAACCTCTATTATCTTCTTAACAATTGCCAGTCCCAGCCCTGTGCCGTCCGGCTTTTTGCTGAAATACGGAATGAATACCCTGCCGATGTCCTCCTGCGGGATACCCTCTCCGTTATCTCCGTAATCGATTCTGATGTTGTTATCATCCTCGGTTACTTTGACGGTTATTTTACCTTTCTGGTTCATAGCGTCAATGGAATTGTTTACAAGATTGATAAAAACTCTTTTAAGCTGAGACTTGTCGCCTATGAACATCACTTCCGGACAGTCTATCTCTATGTCGGCTTTCTGGTTGGAACCCTTATAGAAAGCCAGTATCTCCTCAAAAAGATCCTTCAGGCCGAACTGAACCATTTTAAGTTCGGGCAGACGGGCAAACATGTTGAACTCGTTCACCATGCTTTGAAGGCTTTCAACTTCGGCTATGATGGTATCCATGCTGGAGACGATGGTCTCCGGATCGCCCGTGCCCATCACAGCTTTACGTTTTATCCTTTCCGCAGTGAGCTTTATGGGCGTAAGCGGGTTTTTTATCTCATGTGCGATACGGGTTGCTATCTCTTTCCAGATACCCACACGCTGAAAATTCAGCAGATCGGTTATGTCGTCCAGAACGATTACGAGGTTGTCAACGTTGCCGTCGTGGCTGAATATCTTTGTTATCGTAGTGGTCATGGTGCGCAGTTCGCCTTTCAGAAGTATCTCTATCTGAAACTGGGACTCCCGCTCATCAGAGTCTATGAAAAGAGCCGCAGGAGTGAGAACGGACGACAGAAACGCCTCGTTTGCGTATTCCAGAACAGTCTCCGCATAGTCGTTCTGTTTCAACAGCTCAAAGCTGTGCGTATAAAGGAAAATTGCGGATTTAACGTTTTTGAATATCGAATCGATATACTGGTTGTCCCTGGTTATCTGCATGAACATTTCGGACAGTTTTTCATTTTTCAGGTTCAGCTCTGTGTTGTGAGCATTAAGTCTTTTTATCATAGAGTTGAACGAACGGCCGAGATATGCCAGCTCATCGTTGCCCTGAACCTCCACCTCAACGTCCAGATTACCCTTCGACACGGCGGAAGATGCCGATGCGAGACTCTCTATAGGCCTTGTGATGCTCTTTGCATAGACCATGCTGCCCCATATGGCGGCAAACATAACAAACAACGTCATAAGGGTCGTTACGGCCTTGAAAGAGTTTTTCACCGGATAGATGAAATGCTCCGTCTGCCTGTATGTATTATAGGATTTAAGGATATTGGCCACATCCTCAGCCTGATTTTTCGGGAAACGCTTATAGACCACAACAGCGCCGACTATCCGGCTGGCATTTTTGCCGGAATAGACCGGATGCCCCACCCAGTAGACAGGCCTGTTATTAACCATATCGTAGCGGGCTATCAGTTCCTTTTTAAGGATTTTGTTGACCACCTTATTGGTGACAATGTTGTTTATGCGGTCTCTGCTTTTGTGGAGGCTGAGTATCCTTTCGCCGTATCTGTTGTAGATATATATTCCGTCCACCCTGTCCTTTTCCATGTAGCCTTTAATGAATTTCTCCATTTTAGGATGGTTGTTCCTGTAGACGAAATCACCTGATGAAATAAAGCTGGCCAGAAGCCCGCCCTGCTCAACAACGTAGCTCTCTGCCTGTGTCTGATACACCTGCATGAGGTTCATGGAGCTTTCAAGAGCCTGCTGAATCTGGGAATTGAACCATTTATCAATATTTTTACCGATTATCTTATTGCTGAATACGAAAACTATGACTGCGGGAATAACCGCCAGAATTATTGAGAAAGTGACAAGCTTTGTCTGGAGCCTTGCACCGAAAATATTCTTTTTCCGGTCGATGAACAGCTTTCCGAGGTTACGGAATATCAGAATGAAAACGGCCAGCAGGAGGATAAGGTTTATGTTTGCCAGCAGGAAGATGGATATGTTCGAATAGAGCGGGAAATCGTTATCCAGAAGTTCTGAACCTGCTATCAGGTTGAAAATGAGCAGGATAGCCAATATCCCCATGTAGATATATTTATTTTTCCAGTTTATCCCTGAAAGGCGGGAGAACCTTGGTCTGAATCTGAATACCACTTTGTCAGCCTTCCATTTCCAGAGAGAAGAAATCCTTCTTCCCCTTTTCTTCTTTTTCCGATGCTTCTTTCAGCTCGTTCTCGTCAAATTTTATTGTTTCGACCTCATGAGGTTTTTCAGCCTCTTTTTCGGGGGTGCTGAAAAAGTCGTCATCCTTTATGGTGATGTTTCCGGAGTTCTCGTCTTCAAAACCGCTGAAACCAGCTTCCTGAGGCTGTTCCGGTGTTTCGAAGCCGAATGCTTCAAAACCGCCTGGTGTATCGGCAGATGCCGACTGAGAATCTGAAAATCCGAAATCGTCCGCTATATCAAGACTGACAGCCACTTTGGGGGCGGAATCGTCCGTTTCGAACAGATCCAGAGCCACAGGCTCGAAAGACGCTATATCTTCACTTTTGTCAAATGTTTCCAGTTCAAACGGGACAGAGCTGTAGTCAACGGTTTCATGAACGGGTTCTTCTGTCTTTTCCGGAGCTGTCTGTTTCACATCGGTCGATGCTATCATCTTCGAGGCTTCTTCCAGAGCGATATCGTTTCCGGCTCTGCGGCATATGTCAGCTATTGCGTCCATATCGATTGCGTTTTCCAGAAACATTTCATAAATAACGCCTTTAATTCTGTCTCTGTCGCCTGTTTCCGCTTCGATGAAAAGCAGATGGCTCAGGATTGCCTTGTCGGCTATTACCTCCCGCAGTGCAAGGGTCAGCTTTCTGGTCTCCTGAGAAGGAGCGAGAGCAACCGTTTCCACGAACTCCTGCGGGTCAAAGTTTCTGCTGAGATGGCTGATGAGCGTGTGTTCGGCGACCTCAAAGCTATGGGGGTTTCTGCGGAGAAGCCCCTTTACAAAAGGCATTACCAGATCGGCGGGGCAGTTTGATTCCAGCAGATATACGGTTACGTCATCAATTTCATAATCCGGAAGAGCACCGTTTTCCGCAGACATTGTCAGTATTTCTGATATTTCCCTGTGCATCCCCAGAACGGTAAGTTTGCGCAATATCTTGGTTAAGATCTTCTCATCTTTGGGGTTTGCTTTGGCAATTTCCATGAGTATCGCTGAACATTCGGAAAATTTCCCTGCGGATTTAAACATATCGGCCAGAGCGAAGATATATCTGGTGGCCAGCTTGGGGCGGTTAAGTTTTGTGTAGGTTTCTGCTGCCTGCCTGTAGAGTTTCTGCTTATCCGCCGAAAAGAGCAGCATGCGTGAGATAACATTCAGGGCACTGTAATACTGCCCCGAATCAATATATTTGTCGGCGAGTCTTATCAGCAGCGATTCGGCCTTTGCCCTGTCCTCCGCCATAAGATGGATGTTCGCCATCATTCTCAGTGCGGATGTACTGTCGGCGTTCTGCGCATAGTACATTTCGTACTCCTGCAGAGCTTTGTCGTATTTTCCGTCGACATACAGGCTGTGGGCTTCGAAAATATCAGGTTCTTTGGGCTTAAAAAGCATCAGATACCCTTTTTCCTTTATTGTAGACCGGGAATCTTAATTATTCAAAGTATTCTGCCGCCTGAACGTCTGTTTCCCAGACAACGACCCTCTCTGTGAGAGTGCCGAAAGTCTCTTTCAGACGTCCGTATATGAAACGTGCGATGTTCTCGCTGGTCGGGTTGTGTGTGACGAAAAATTCTACCTGTTCGTTCAAGTATTTATGATCCAGTTCCTCAAGTATGTCTTTAAGTCTTTTCTTAAGGACGGTGAAGTCCACCAGCATCTCGGTTCCGTTCAGTTTGTCGCCCTGAAGATAGGCTTCCACACGCCAGTTATGACCGTGGAGGTTTTCGCATTTTCCGTTATAGTTCCGGAGGTTATGTGCTCCGTTGAACTGCTGTATAACTCTTACTCTGAACATTAAATCATTCCCTCAAGGTCTTTCTGGGTAAGCACCCTCATTTCGCCGGGTTTCATCCCGTCAAGGTTGATCCTTCCGACACGCACCCTTTTAAGTCTTCTCACCTGAATGTGAAAATGGCGGAACATGTTGCGTATCTGGCGTTTTTTACCTTCATGCAGGATGACTCTGTATCGTTTTTCATCCTGTTTGGTAACGATGCACGGCAGATAGTCGATGCCTTCGTAGGTTATACCTTTTTTCAGGATGTCTATCTGCTCCTGCGTAAGCTGTCTGCTTACACTTACGATATATTCTTTCTGGATTTTTTCTTCACTTTTCTGCAGTTTGCGGATGAAATCGCCGTCATTGCTGAAAATTATCAGCCCTTCGCTCTCATAGTCCAGTCTGCCGGAATATGCGGGTTTTTTCTCGGCGAGCATGGGGAAAACTTCCAGCGTATCCTTGCCGTGTCCGTCGCCGTAAGCTGTAAGTATCTGCACAGGCTTGTAAAATGCCCAGTAGAAATAGTCCTCAAGCCCCACCCTTTTTCCGTCCAGAGTAACCACGGATGAGCTGTCAACCTGAACCCAGGGGCCTTCGGCGGGCACACCGTTAACGGTTATTCTTCCGTCGGCAACGGCCTTGTCGGCGTCCCTTCTGGAAAGTGATGTGTTTTCAGCTAAATATTTATTAAGTCTTATCATTGTCTGCTTTTTAACTCCTGCCACTCTCTGAACGTGGGCAGTTCAGAAATATCGTTGATTCCCATGTATTCAAGGAAAAATTTGGTTGTGCTGTAAAGAAGCGGTTTTCCCGGAACGTCCTTTCTGCCTGTGACCTTCACAAGGTTCTTATCCAGCAGATAGCGCACTGTTCCTGACGAGTTAACGCCCCTTATTTCATCTATTTCAAGCCTTGTTATGGGCTGTTTGTAGGCTATTATCGCCGCTGTTTCCAGAGACGCACGGCTCAGGTTTTCCGTCTTTTCACCGAAGAAAGGCTCAAGCTCCGTAAATAGTTCCTTATCCGTGACCATCTGAAAACCGCCGGATACCTGACGTATCTTCATACCCAGCCCCATGTTGTTGAACTGCTCTGTGTAGTCCAGCAACCTGTTCTCAAGGTTTATGGGGTCCAGTATCTTTCTGAAAAATTTATTGTCCAGCGGCTCCCCCGCCAGAAACAGAGAGCTGTAGAATATCTTTTTTTCTCTATCCATTTGCGGCCTCTGCTATGTTTTCTATCACTATCTCGCCGAAGGTGTCCGCCTGCATCGCCTGAATGACCGCCAGACGCATCAGCTCCAGCACTGCAAGAAATGAGATGACCACCTCACGTCGGCTGACGCAGGTTTTAACGATATCTGTCCAGAAAAGCTTATGCTTTTCGAAGACAAGCTCCTTTATTTTGGCG
This genomic stretch from Seleniivibrio woodruffii harbors:
- a CDS encoding cofactor-independent phosphoglycerate mutase — its product is MKFVVLLTDGMSDHKIDELGGKTIMQAASKPNMDMMTKEGVGGFIKSTPDGYYPGSDICNLSLMGYDPTVYYSGRSPLEAGSQGIELGKNDMAFRCNLVTLDGKVMDDFSAHHIDGDVAKACVAELDSIFRSEGAEFYSGVGYRNLMVMRNVDFELQTTPPHDIMGQEWEQYLPKGKGADKLLSIMERAKKVFEGGKYSRANSIWFWGEGRKPAMPAFKELYGLDGAVVAAVDLIRGIGRFGGLEIINVPGATGFIDTNFEGKAEYALKSLEKNDYVFIHVEAPDEAGHMGSISEKIKAVENIDSRLLPILLDGLKKFGDFRILVSPDHPTPVKRRTHVAEPVPAIIYGTGVKADENTTYDEFMKPTFFIENGYRIAEFFLKSPVING
- a CDS encoding homoserine dehydrogenase translates to MSKKVNVGLIGYGTVGKGTAEILVHNKQDIFEKTGIDITLKTVADLKIDKTRLDETLSLCETVTNNADDIINDPEIDIVLELVGGYGFAKEIILKALKAKKNVVTANKALLALHGAEIFKAAQDNGVTIGFEGAVGGGIPLIGVLKEDLVGNNIKEIFGIINGTANYILSSMEAEGKEFSEALKAAQEKGYAEADPTFDIEGIDAAHKIAILASIGFKTLIPFDKVYIEGISNIKKVDIEFAKRLNCKIKLLAIAKKLDDCIEVRVHPTMLPNAEMMAQVSGVFNAVEFVGDNVDKTMYYGRGAGGKPTGSAVTADVVSIARDIVGGCTERVPVLGFAKEYDYYCPIRNIKDVKSKFYLRFSVLDEPGTLAKIAGILGKYNISISQAIQPDNRAPGEVVTMVFMTHKTIANNIMNAIEEIDASDCVSDKTVAIRVKELV
- a CDS encoding DNA polymerase Y family protein, with product MILCMDMDAFFASVEQSSNPSLRGKPIAVIGAKERTVVVTSSYEARACGVKTGMNKFEALKVCPHVTLVIANPRKYTYISTEITRYLKTITPDVECYSIDEAFLDLSKIDISAVDAAYMIKSFVKKTFNITCSVGVGPNKLIAKMASGVNKPDGFYMVEQDEVLDFIDNFELGDIWGIGRRLARRFRDLGIFSPKDLRDFGQERLEEMFGVNGTRLYNMVCGQYGDGVVSEEAPVKSIGHSMTMPVFVTTREDALNYLLQLSEMVSARARKNGFAGKTIHVCIRDTEMSTIGKRKTFGFFTSATHHIYEEAVSIFDEIWDKTPIRLLGITIGSLVSEYVALSNIMDDFQKYPQLYDAIDKINSKYGKNAVSFASVLNCKRIGAKTISPAWRPEGTRNVDFTSD
- the lexA gene encoding transcriptional repressor LexA, which encodes MTERQKMFVKFIDNFIKDNGYSPSVREIAKGMGLSSTASVKTMLDRLTESGALKRAGNVARSLDTGSAGVPVLGRIKAGVPVTSEENIEGYIRMDRTLSDGHFFLRVDGESMKDKAILDGDCVLIRQTEYIEDGQIGAFRLNGEVTLKTFERTSAGIFLMPANPDFAPIPVTEYDDFQVIGSVKMVIRSLEGGYDIEPA
- a CDS encoding sigma-54-dependent transcriptional regulator, which codes for MARILIIDDEKGICTAIKDILEDEGYTADYALTFADGFAQLKKNVYDILFLDIWLPDKDGIDGLRDIKSYFPDLEVVIISGHGNIENAVEATRRGAYDFLEKPLSLERILLIVKHLTDKFQLMHVLRETRSDLIKKYDIIGVSRPVTELKKKIEKIAPTNAWVLINGENGTGKEHVARLIHMLSRRSKEAFVEINCAAIPSELLETEMFGHEKGSFTGAVSQKTGKFEEADNGTLFLDEIGDMSQPSQAKLLRVLENNSFTRVGGNAPIKSDFRLITATNKNLEEEIESGSFREDLYYRINVVPLTVPPLRERKEDIPILMQYFIREACSLNGLELKKVSFQLMELFMAFEWPGNVRQLKNLIERMVVLSEHETMDIDDAPDFLRALEEEKFDSENGAALRNAKENFEKQYILQTLQANDWNISQSAKILEIERTYLHRKIKVYGLEKYKPAEGRG
- a CDS encoding sensor histidine kinase, whose translation is MVFRFRPRFSRLSGINWKNKYIYMGILAILLIFNLIAGSELLDNDFPLYSNISIFLLANINLILLLAVFILIFRNLGKLFIDRKKNIFGARLQTKLVTFSIILAVIPAVIVFVFSNKIIGKNIDKWFNSQIQQALESSMNLMQVYQTQAESYVVEQGGLLASFISSGDFVYRNNHPKMEKFIKGYMEKDRVDGIYIYNRYGERILSLHKSRDRINNIVTNKVVNKILKKELIARYDMVNNRPVYWVGHPVYSGKNASRIVGAVVVYKRFPKNQAEDVANILKSYNTYRQTEHFIYPVKNSFKAVTTLMTLFVMFAAIWGSMVYAKSITRPIESLASASSAVSKGNLDVEVEVQGNDELAYLGRSFNSMIKRLNAHNTELNLKNEKLSEMFMQITRDNQYIDSIFKNVKSAIFLYTHSFELLKQNDYAETVLEYANEAFLSSVLTPAALFIDSDERESQFQIEILLKGELRTMTTTITKIFSHDGNVDNLVIVLDDITDLLNFQRVGIWKEIATRIAHEIKNPLTPIKLTAERIKRKAVMGTGDPETIVSSMDTIIAEVESLQSMVNEFNMFARLPELKMVQFGLKDLFEEILAFYKGSNQKADIEIDCPEVMFIGDKSQLKRVFINLVNNSIDAMNQKGKITVKVTEDDNNIRIDYGDNGEGIPQEDIGRVFIPYFSKKPDGTGLGLAIVKKIIEVHNGTITVESEYGQYTRFLMEFRKA
- a CDS encoding tetratricopeptide repeat protein yields the protein MLFKPKEPDIFEAHSLYVDGKYDKALQEYEMYYAQNADSTSALRMMANIHLMAEDRAKAESLLIRLADKYIDSGQYYSALNVISRMLLFSADKQKLYRQAAETYTKLNRPKLATRYIFALADMFKSAGKFSECSAILMEIAKANPKDEKILTKILRKLTVLGMHREISEILTMSAENGALPDYEIDDVTVYLLESNCPADLVMPFVKGLLRRNPHSFEVAEHTLISHLSRNFDPQEFVETVALAPSQETRKLTLALREVIADKAILSHLLFIEAETGDRDRIKGVIYEMFLENAIDMDAIADICRRAGNDIALEEASKMIASTDVKQTAPEKTEEPVHETVDYSSVPFELETFDKSEDIASFEPVALDLFETDDSAPKVAVSLDIADDFGFSDSQSASADTPGGFEAFGFETPEQPQEAGFSGFEDENSGNITIKDDDFFSTPEKEAEKPHEVETIKFDENELKEASEKEEKGKKDFFSLEMEG